A single window of Rhodococcus jostii RHA1 DNA harbors:
- a CDS encoding ABC transporter ATP-binding protein yields the protein MAQDARRLEPAAVQVRSLVRGFGDKTVLDRLDLDIPEGQFVALLGKSGSGKSTLLRALAGLDYDVEGRGGTLTVPEEVSVAFQDSRLLPWLKVLDNVTLGLGRTGTSRGAAALAEVGLAGREKAWPSELSGGEQQRVALARALVREPRLFLADEPFGALDALTRIKMHALLQELIRRHRPTVLLVTHDVDEAIALADRVLVLDRGQIVVDEIIDIPKPRALGDSKFHEFRTTLLGALGVEVAAQ from the coding sequence ATGGCGCAAGACGCTCGCCGGCTAGAACCCGCCGCCGTGCAGGTGCGATCCCTCGTCCGCGGATTCGGCGACAAGACCGTCCTCGACCGCCTGGACCTCGACATTCCCGAAGGCCAGTTCGTGGCCCTGCTCGGAAAGAGCGGGTCCGGCAAGAGCACGCTGCTCCGCGCGCTCGCCGGCCTCGACTACGACGTCGAGGGCCGCGGCGGAACCCTCACCGTGCCCGAGGAGGTGTCGGTGGCATTCCAGGACTCACGGCTGCTGCCGTGGCTGAAGGTGCTGGACAACGTGACGCTCGGACTGGGCCGCACCGGCACGAGCAGGGGAGCGGCGGCGCTCGCGGAGGTCGGGCTCGCGGGCCGGGAGAAGGCGTGGCCCAGCGAACTGTCCGGCGGTGAACAGCAACGGGTGGCGCTGGCCCGAGCGTTGGTCCGCGAGCCCCGACTGTTCCTGGCCGACGAGCCCTTCGGCGCTCTCGACGCGCTGACCCGGATCAAGATGCACGCCCTCCTACAGGAGTTGATCCGTCGCCACCGCCCGACCGTCCTGCTCGTCACACACGACGTCGACGAAGCGATCGCGCTCGCCGACCGGGTACTCGTTCTCGATCGCGGGCAGATCGTCGTCGACGAGATCATCGACATCCCGAAGCCGAGAGCGCTCGGCGACAGCAAGTTCCACGAGTTTCGCACCACGCTGCTCGGCGCCCTCGGCGTCGAGGTAGCGGCACAGTAA
- a CDS encoding LLM class flavin-dependent oxidoreductase — MSSSPQRRLHLNAFLMAIGHHEAAWRLPESDPNANLDIKHYISLAQTAERGKFDSVFLADSPVLFSNPERRPSGKLEPTIILTAISAATEKIGLIATASTSYNEPYNLARRFASLDFVSGGRAGWNIVTTAGADAAQNFGLDDTPAHRSRYERAAEFVEVSTKLWDSWEDDAIVADKDVAIHADSAKVHVIEHEGRFFKVRGPLNVPRSPQGYPLLVQAGSSEDGKDFAARYSEAIFTAQPTLDEGKAFYADVKDRVAKVGRDPEQVLILPGIVPVIADTEEEARELEAELERLISPEYARKQLAQRFNLEPEQLPLDEELPEDLPSEDEIEGAKSRYTLIVDLARREKLTVRQLIGRLGGGRGHRTFAGTPLQVADTIEYWFKNGAADGFNIMPAVLPSGLEKFVDSVVPILQERGLFRTDYTESTLRGHYGLPRPANQFAVEKDSTLVSAQ; from the coding sequence ATGAGTTCGTCACCCCAGCGCCGGCTGCATCTCAACGCATTCCTGATGGCGATCGGACACCACGAGGCCGCCTGGCGCCTACCCGAGAGCGATCCGAACGCCAATCTCGATATCAAGCACTACATTTCGTTGGCGCAGACCGCCGAACGCGGAAAGTTCGACTCGGTGTTCCTCGCCGACAGCCCGGTGCTGTTCAGCAATCCGGAACGCAGGCCGAGCGGCAAGCTGGAGCCGACGATCATCCTGACGGCGATCTCCGCGGCCACCGAGAAGATCGGCCTGATCGCGACCGCGTCGACCAGCTACAACGAGCCGTACAACCTGGCGCGGCGGTTCGCGTCCCTCGACTTCGTCAGCGGTGGACGCGCCGGCTGGAACATCGTCACCACGGCCGGCGCCGATGCGGCACAGAACTTCGGTCTCGACGACACCCCCGCGCACCGGAGCCGGTACGAGCGGGCAGCGGAATTCGTGGAGGTGTCCACCAAGCTGTGGGACAGCTGGGAGGACGACGCCATCGTCGCGGACAAGGACGTCGCGATCCATGCCGACTCCGCCAAGGTGCACGTCATCGAACACGAGGGCCGGTTCTTCAAGGTGCGGGGACCCCTCAACGTGCCGCGGTCGCCGCAGGGATATCCGCTGCTCGTGCAGGCCGGGTCGTCCGAGGACGGGAAGGATTTCGCCGCCAGGTACTCGGAGGCCATCTTCACCGCCCAACCCACCCTCGACGAGGGGAAGGCGTTCTACGCGGACGTCAAGGACCGTGTCGCGAAAGTGGGCCGGGACCCCGAGCAGGTGCTGATCCTGCCCGGCATCGTGCCGGTCATCGCTGACACCGAAGAGGAGGCCCGCGAACTCGAGGCGGAACTGGAGAGGTTGATCTCGCCGGAATACGCCCGCAAGCAGCTGGCGCAGCGGTTCAATCTCGAACCGGAGCAGCTCCCGCTCGACGAGGAACTTCCCGAGGACTTGCCGTCCGAGGACGAGATCGAGGGTGCGAAGAGCCGGTACACGCTGATCGTGGACCTCGCCCGCCGCGAGAAGCTCACCGTCCGGCAGCTGATCGGGCGACTCGGTGGTGGTCGCGGTCACCGCACGTTCGCGGGCACCCCGCTCCAGGTGGCCGACACGATCGAATACTGGTTCAAAAACGGCGCCGCCGACGGATTCAACATCATGCCCGCGGTCCTTCCGTCCGGGCTGGAGAAGTTCGTCGACTCCGTGGTTCCGATTCTGCAGGAACGCGGACTCTTCCGCACCGACTACACCGAGTCCACACTGCGCGGGCACTACGGATTGCCGCGGCCCGCCAATCAGTTTGCGGTCGAGAAGGATTCCACGCTGGTGTCTGCGCAGTGA
- a CDS encoding ABC transporter ATP-binding protein yields the protein MTTEVSGENVGWLRYLFGYCLRQRRNLVLAYGAAAVAAAATATIPLAVRHVIDNAAVDTNHALAPWIAVLIALASLRFAAAYTRRYRSGQLSLGVQYDLRGDAFRSLLRLDGVKQDGLQTGQVVSRSISDITLIQMLLQLLPHMAGNLLMFAISLAVMAVLSPILTLVALVVLPALWFISMRSRVDLFPANWHAQEQAAIVAGGVEAAVTGVRVVKGFGQEDRELEDLEKRAGDLFRSRLRVARLTSRYNPALQAVPMLGQALVLALGGWLALHGTLSLGTFVAFTTYLASFASPVRQLATLLTVSQQGRASVERVREVIDNAPAVTTPPGAVDLPGGPLEVVFDDVAFGYDPSNRLLDGLSLRIAPGETVAVVGAAGSGKSTLAMLVPRLYDVDAGAVTVGGIDTRRLSLGSLRSALGVVFEDSYLMSETIRANVSYGRPDADEALVREALRVVQAEEFVDALPDGLDTVVGEQGVTLSGGQRQRIALARALVTDPRILVLDDATSAVDARVEAAIHHELSVATSERTTLIIAHRRSTLALADRIAVLAHGRIVDVGTSAELDERCPLFRALLSSADDVTAPDRSNEPPDVDGVTAELWRREDGDEASGVFDARAAAAFATAAAGASGPSRGGASGGILSSAPPSPEVMARLDDLPPLTGDPDVAADEARAADPAFGLRSLLRPLLLPLVAGLALVGLDAVAQIAVPVLVRTGVDRGVLQGARDLLLLAAAATILVVLLDWAVNIAQARVTGRTGERLLYTLRVKTFAQLQRLGLQYYERELAGRIMTRMTTDVDSLSNFLQTGLATAVVSALTISGVLVALLVIDAELALVLVLVVPVLVAATVVFRRKSVPAYAEARDRVGIVNAYLQENVTNIRVTQAFRRENYNAAQFARRAWDFRESRLRAQRYMALYFPFVEFLSVVATGLVLAAGTARIHGGTLTVGTLIAFVLYVELFFAPVQQLSQVFDGYQQAVIGLGRLRGLMRTPTTTPQAGDPIVLDRLQGGIVFDEVHFAYESGKGEALRGIALRIEPGETVALVGQTGAGKSTVLKLLARFYDPTQGAVRVDGIDTRSLDLASFRQRLGVVPQEPHLFGATVRDAVAYGRPDATDAEVEAASRAVGAHEMVSGLALGYLQPIGEHGRNLSAGQRQLLALARAELVDPDILLLDEATASLDLATEDRVRLATENLSRRRTTVVVAHRLSTAARADRVVVLDGGQVAEVGTHDELLDRGGVYRELWYAYAASPPVSTYQPPGGCFKFPGRGVRVPRRPDLMFLG from the coding sequence GTGACGACGGAAGTTTCGGGGGAGAACGTCGGCTGGCTGCGGTACCTGTTCGGGTACTGTCTGCGCCAACGCCGCAATCTCGTTCTCGCGTACGGGGCGGCGGCGGTGGCGGCCGCCGCCACCGCCACCATCCCGCTGGCCGTCCGGCACGTGATCGACAACGCCGCGGTCGACACGAATCATGCACTGGCGCCGTGGATCGCGGTGCTCATCGCCCTCGCATCGCTCCGTTTCGCCGCCGCGTACACGCGTCGGTACCGCTCCGGGCAGCTGTCCCTCGGAGTGCAGTACGACCTGCGGGGCGACGCCTTCCGGTCCCTGCTGCGGCTGGACGGCGTCAAGCAGGACGGACTGCAGACCGGGCAGGTGGTCAGCCGGTCGATCTCGGATATCACGCTGATCCAGATGCTCCTGCAGTTACTGCCGCACATGGCAGGGAACCTGCTGATGTTCGCGATCTCCCTGGCCGTGATGGCCGTGCTGTCGCCGATCCTCACCCTGGTCGCTCTCGTCGTCCTGCCTGCGTTGTGGTTCATCTCGATGCGCAGCCGCGTCGACCTGTTCCCCGCCAACTGGCATGCCCAGGAACAGGCGGCGATCGTGGCCGGGGGAGTCGAAGCCGCCGTCACGGGGGTGCGCGTCGTCAAGGGATTCGGCCAGGAAGACCGCGAACTCGAAGACCTCGAGAAGCGGGCAGGGGACCTCTTCCGTTCCCGGCTGCGCGTCGCACGGCTGACCAGCCGGTACAACCCTGCACTGCAGGCGGTCCCGATGCTCGGGCAGGCGCTCGTCCTGGCACTCGGAGGATGGCTGGCGCTGCACGGCACGCTGTCGCTCGGCACGTTCGTCGCCTTCACCACGTATCTGGCGTCGTTCGCCTCGCCCGTGCGTCAGCTCGCCACGCTGCTGACCGTGAGCCAACAGGGCCGGGCCAGCGTCGAGCGTGTCCGCGAGGTGATCGACAACGCCCCGGCCGTCACGACCCCACCCGGCGCCGTGGACTTGCCGGGCGGGCCCCTCGAAGTGGTGTTCGACGACGTGGCGTTCGGATACGACCCGTCGAATCGCCTCCTCGACGGACTGTCCCTGCGGATCGCACCCGGGGAGACGGTGGCGGTGGTCGGCGCCGCCGGATCGGGGAAATCGACTCTGGCCATGCTCGTTCCGCGGTTGTACGACGTCGACGCGGGTGCGGTCACCGTCGGGGGGATCGACACCCGTCGGCTGTCGCTCGGCTCGCTGCGCTCCGCGCTCGGCGTCGTCTTCGAAGACAGCTACCTCATGTCCGAAACCATCCGCGCCAACGTGTCCTACGGCCGGCCGGATGCCGACGAGGCACTGGTGCGTGAGGCGCTCCGCGTGGTGCAGGCGGAGGAATTCGTCGACGCACTGCCGGACGGCCTCGACACCGTCGTGGGGGAGCAGGGGGTGACGTTGTCGGGTGGGCAGCGGCAGCGGATCGCCCTCGCCCGGGCATTGGTGACCGATCCGCGGATCCTGGTGCTCGACGACGCGACATCGGCGGTCGACGCCCGCGTCGAGGCCGCCATCCACCACGAACTGAGCGTCGCGACCAGCGAGCGGACCACGCTGATCATTGCGCATCGCCGGTCGACGCTCGCGTTGGCCGACCGCATCGCGGTCCTGGCGCACGGGCGCATCGTCGATGTGGGCACGAGTGCCGAACTCGACGAAAGGTGCCCCCTGTTCCGCGCCCTGCTGTCGAGCGCGGACGACGTGACCGCTCCGGACAGGTCGAACGAGCCGCCGGACGTCGACGGTGTCACCGCCGAACTGTGGCGCCGGGAAGACGGCGACGAGGCATCCGGGGTGTTCGATGCCAGAGCCGCAGCGGCTTTCGCGACCGCGGCCGCGGGTGCCAGTGGACCCTCACGCGGAGGCGCGTCGGGCGGAATCCTCTCGTCGGCGCCGCCCAGCCCCGAAGTCATGGCTCGGCTCGACGACCTGCCGCCACTCACGGGAGATCCCGACGTCGCCGCGGACGAGGCCCGGGCCGCCGACCCGGCGTTCGGACTCCGCTCACTGCTGCGGCCGCTCCTCCTGCCGCTGGTCGCCGGCTTGGCGCTCGTCGGGCTGGACGCCGTCGCGCAGATCGCGGTGCCGGTCCTCGTCCGTACCGGGGTGGATCGGGGAGTGCTGCAAGGCGCCCGCGACCTGCTGCTGCTCGCGGCGGCCGCGACCATTCTGGTGGTGCTGCTGGACTGGGCCGTCAACATCGCCCAGGCGCGGGTGACCGGGCGGACAGGCGAACGGCTGCTGTACACGTTGCGGGTCAAGACGTTCGCGCAGCTGCAGCGGCTCGGGTTGCAGTACTACGAGCGAGAACTGGCAGGCCGGATCATGACACGCATGACCACCGATGTCGACAGCCTGTCCAACTTCCTGCAGACAGGTCTGGCGACGGCGGTGGTGAGCGCGCTGACGATCTCCGGTGTGCTGGTGGCACTCCTGGTGATCGACGCGGAACTGGCCCTCGTGCTGGTCCTCGTGGTGCCCGTCCTCGTCGCGGCCACGGTGGTGTTCCGCCGAAAGTCCGTGCCCGCCTATGCCGAGGCCCGCGATCGCGTCGGGATCGTCAACGCCTACCTGCAGGAGAACGTGACGAATATCCGCGTCACCCAGGCATTTCGGCGCGAGAACTACAACGCGGCCCAGTTCGCCCGTCGGGCCTGGGACTTCCGTGAGTCGCGGCTACGGGCTCAGCGGTACATGGCCCTGTACTTTCCGTTCGTCGAGTTCCTGTCGGTGGTCGCGACCGGGCTGGTGCTCGCGGCAGGGACGGCGCGGATCCACGGCGGAACCCTCACCGTCGGCACCCTGATCGCCTTCGTGCTCTACGTCGAACTGTTCTTCGCTCCCGTACAACAGCTTTCACAGGTGTTCGACGGCTACCAGCAGGCCGTGATCGGACTCGGTCGACTGCGGGGGCTGATGAGGACGCCGACCACCACGCCGCAGGCAGGCGATCCGATCGTCCTCGACCGCCTCCAGGGCGGCATCGTGTTCGACGAGGTCCACTTCGCGTACGAATCCGGCAAGGGAGAGGCGCTGCGGGGAATCGCGCTTCGCATCGAACCGGGCGAGACGGTCGCCCTCGTCGGTCAGACCGGCGCGGGCAAGTCGACCGTGCTCAAGCTGCTCGCTCGGTTCTACGACCCCACGCAGGGTGCGGTACGCGTCGACGGCATCGACACCCGGTCGCTCGACCTCGCGTCGTTCCGGCAGCGACTCGGTGTCGTTCCGCAGGAGCCGCACCTGTTCGGCGCCACCGTCCGCGACGCCGTCGCCTACGGGCGCCCGGATGCGACCGACGCGGAGGTCGAGGCCGCCAGCCGTGCCGTCGGTGCCCACGAGATGGTGTCCGGGCTCGCCCTCGGATACCTGCAGCCGATCGGGGAGCACGGGCGCAACCTGTCGGCCGGACAACGCCAGTTGCTGGCACTCGCCCGCGCCGAACTGGTGGACCCCGACATCCTGTTGCTGGACGAGGCCACGGCGTCACTGGACCTGGCCACCGAGGACCGCGTCCGGCTCGCGACCGAGAACCTGTCCCGGCGGCGCACCACCGTCGTCGTGGCGCACCGATTGAGCACCGCGGCGCGAGCCGACCGGGTGGTGGTCCTCGACGGCGGGCAGGTCGCGGAAGTCGGAACACACGACGAGCTGCTCGACCGGGGTGGTGTCTACCGGGAACTCTGGTACGCCTATGCGGCTTCGCCGCCCGTGAGTACTTATCAACCGCCGGGGGGCTGTTTCAAATTTCCGGGTCGGGGTGTCCGCGTGCCGCGGCGCCCCGACCTGATGTTTCTTGGATAA
- a CDS encoding transposase: MLVAKGYRPVNRDQQFLLPPDMREWVPPTHPVWTVIEIVDTHLDTSAFHGSRRTGGAGRAGYDPDMLVTLLIWAWSRGVRSSRQIERACSEVVSYRVICAGDTPDHVTISRFRKDNHTACEALFTQVLILAARLGLGRLETIALDGVKIASNASKDANRTEDGLRRAAEAEAARIAAAAVAAHAATDDAEDDLYGEDDSGPGQVPAELADPSTRSARIAEALAQLDAEKDAEQCEREGKAQDYLARLDAGQTVMGRVPVGAEVAAAERRLAEAVAAQQAVIERFQGGTAAGGGGTRFAPKPVDEHHLVRRRRTELDTALRKQGERAAAAGQRRRNTTDPDSRLQPLRGGGWVQGYNCQAFTSEDGLILATGVGTGPADYDYFPEMVDKAGAAAHLIDATRRGKEPTGTSPEELIGVMLFDAGYCSRENLTAPGPDRLIATGKSRHLEAAATADPVTGPPPPQADPIQAMTHRLRTEAGIATYRKRSPIAETVFGHAKHNLGFRRFTSRGLDRARSEWAFHATVHNLGKILTHLTGGTPLPATP, encoded by the coding sequence GTGTTGGTGGCCAAGGGGTATCGACCGGTGAATCGTGATCAGCAGTTTTTGTTGCCACCGGACATGCGGGAGTGGGTGCCGCCCACGCATCCGGTGTGGACGGTGATCGAGATCGTCGACACCCATCTCGACACCAGCGCCTTTCACGGCTCTCGCCGCACCGGAGGCGCCGGGCGCGCCGGGTACGACCCGGACATGCTGGTGACCCTGCTGATCTGGGCGTGGTCGCGGGGGGTGCGGTCGTCGCGGCAGATCGAGCGGGCCTGCTCGGAGGTGGTGTCCTACCGGGTGATCTGCGCCGGCGACACCCCCGATCACGTGACGATCTCACGGTTCCGCAAGGACAACCACACCGCCTGCGAGGCCCTGTTCACGCAGGTCCTGATCCTGGCCGCACGGTTGGGTCTGGGCCGACTCGAGACGATCGCGTTGGACGGGGTGAAGATCGCCTCGAACGCATCGAAGGACGCCAACCGCACCGAGGACGGGCTGCGCCGGGCAGCCGAGGCCGAGGCCGCGCGGATCGCCGCCGCCGCGGTGGCCGCGCACGCCGCCACCGATGACGCCGAGGACGACCTCTACGGCGAGGACGATTCGGGCCCGGGACAGGTGCCGGCGGAGTTGGCCGATCCCAGCACCCGCTCGGCCCGGATCGCCGAGGCATTGGCCCAGCTCGACGCGGAGAAGGACGCCGAACAGTGCGAGCGGGAGGGGAAAGCACAGGACTATCTGGCCCGGCTCGACGCGGGCCAGACGGTGATGGGCCGGGTGCCGGTCGGGGCCGAGGTCGCCGCCGCCGAGCGGCGTCTGGCCGAGGCGGTCGCCGCCCAGCAGGCGGTGATCGAGCGGTTCCAGGGTGGCACCGCGGCCGGGGGCGGGGGCACCCGGTTCGCACCGAAGCCGGTCGACGAGCACCACCTGGTCCGGCGCCGGCGCACCGAACTCGACACCGCCCTCCGCAAACAGGGTGAGCGCGCCGCCGCCGCCGGGCAGCGGCGCCGCAACACCACCGACCCCGACTCGCGGTTGCAGCCGCTGCGCGGCGGCGGCTGGGTGCAGGGCTACAACTGCCAGGCCTTCACCAGCGAGGACGGGTTGATCCTGGCCACCGGGGTCGGGACCGGCCCGGCGGACTACGACTATTTCCCCGAGATGGTCGACAAGGCCGGGGCGGCCGCGCACCTGATCGACGCCACCCGACGTGGGAAGGAACCGACCGGCACGAGCCCGGAGGAGCTGATCGGGGTGATGCTCTTCGACGCCGGCTACTGCTCCCGCGAGAACCTCACCGCGCCGGGCCCGGACCGGTTGATCGCCACCGGCAAATCCCGTCACCTCGAGGCCGCCGCCACCGCTGATCCGGTCACCGGACCGCCACCGCCGCAAGCGGATCCGATCCAGGCCATGACCCACCGGCTGCGCACCGAGGCCGGTATCGCCACCTACCGCAAACGCTCACCCATCGCCGAAACCGTGTTCGGGCACGCCAAACACAACCTCGGATTCCGCCGCTTCACCAGCCGCGGCCTCGACCGCGCCCGCAGCGAATGGGCGTTCCACGCCACCGTGCACAACCTCGGCAAGATCCTCACCCACCTGACCGGAGGCACCCCGCTCCCGGCCACCCCCTGA
- a CDS encoding alpha/beta hydrolase has protein sequence MIVTATKPSQSWIKGVVRLMIAVVILPLAFVLVGGGTASADPYSRLREHWVDAPGGVGQIKVRMWLANNGSNKALYLLDGLRATNDVSGWEHETNAAWLSDHGITVVEPVGGQSSFYTDWYAPSNTNGQPYTYKWESFLTQNLPDFLANNYGISRTSNAIAGLSMGGNAALILAAYHRNQFTFAGSMSGYLNLSAPGMREAIRLAMLDSGGYNSDCMWGPPWDPAWLRNDPFVAAPLLRGLPMWISAGAGLPGPHDQPQSAIDVFNVGTGMGLEAIALAQNRAFQVRLDTLGIGAHYDFPATGTHSWGYWQDQLWAMLPMMKASIGA, from the coding sequence GTGATTGTCACAGCAACGAAGCCGTCACAAAGTTGGATAAAAGGCGTCGTCCGGCTCATGATTGCCGTGGTGATCCTGCCGCTGGCGTTCGTCCTCGTCGGCGGCGGGACGGCCTCCGCGGACCCGTACAGCCGTCTGCGTGAGCACTGGGTCGACGCACCCGGCGGGGTCGGGCAGATCAAGGTGCGGATGTGGCTCGCGAACAACGGCAGCAACAAGGCCCTCTATCTCCTCGACGGCCTCCGCGCGACCAACGACGTCAGCGGGTGGGAGCACGAGACCAACGCCGCGTGGCTGTCCGACCACGGGATCACCGTCGTCGAACCGGTCGGCGGACAGTCCAGCTTCTACACGGACTGGTACGCGCCCAGCAACACCAACGGTCAGCCCTACACGTACAAGTGGGAGTCGTTCCTCACCCAGAACCTGCCCGACTTCCTGGCGAACAATTACGGCATCAGCCGCACCAGCAACGCGATCGCCGGACTGTCGATGGGCGGCAACGCGGCGTTGATCCTCGCCGCCTACCACCGGAACCAGTTCACGTTCGCCGGGTCGATGTCGGGGTATCTGAACCTGTCGGCGCCGGGCATGCGTGAGGCGATTCGGTTGGCGATGCTCGACTCCGGCGGCTACAACTCCGACTGCATGTGGGGTCCGCCGTGGGATCCGGCGTGGCTCCGCAACGATCCGTTCGTCGCCGCCCCGCTGCTCCGCGGGCTTCCGATGTGGATCTCGGCGGGCGCAGGCCTCCCCGGCCCGCACGATCAGCCGCAGTCCGCCATCGACGTCTTCAACGTCGGAACCGGCATGGGCCTCGAGGCGATCGCGCTGGCCCAGAACCGTGCCTTCCAGGTGCGGCTCGACACCCTCGGCATCGGCGCGCACTACGACTTTCCGGCGACGGGAACCCACAGCTGGGGCTACTGGCAGGACCAGCTGTGGGCCATGCTGCCGATGATGAAGGCGTCGATCGGCGCCTGA
- a CDS encoding helicase-associated domain-containing protein, translating to MTDTDDATASTNGTAASPRGAATLADWLAARSDAELTDLLRKRPDLAVPPPATIVVLAGRAEQRASVARAADNLTSLDFGILELLALERADEVAVPRATLQDAVGSRATKKTVDATLDGLRSVGIVWGDKTSLRIVPAVVATIPWRVGRSAEPDETLDEPGITAALAGLQSVERDILETLSKSSSIGRTRDAAPGTPPDRPVQRLLAAGLLRWIDDETVELPYQVRQVLRGEAVFDPTSLAAPTVTGRKHKPTDINAAAAGEALELVRHCEDVVKALGEIPAPALRAGGLGVRELRRIAKTSGIDENRLSLLVELLSAAGLIASGTPDPAPTSDSGENYWAPTTAVDNWLTAPVARRWHALAAAWLELPRMAWFIGMRDANDKPVAALSEEVRAPSAPRDRQAILGLLAELGSGHSADPAEVSRLLAWRRPRWGARLRVHAVERTLDEAATLGLVARGALSSPGRALLHGGDAEAEMHASLPEPVDHVLVQADLTVVAPGPLTPDLLEQITLVADIESAGAASMYRISEDSVRRALDVGMTAAELHSLFATRSRTPVPQSLSYLIDDVARRHGRLRAGVAASFVRCEDPTLLAEVLASPVAATLALRALAPTVAVSQAPLREVLGELRAAGFAPAGEDSSGALVDLRPRGARVVTRRKAPAGRTPAVATDAQLDAVVRTLRAGDLAASARGSGSIRSDGSRASSAATIALLNAAARERTSVTIGYVDAQGVATHRIVDPVSVGGGQLDAFDPASGAVRRFTLHRITSVARVD from the coding sequence ATGACCGACACCGACGACGCCACCGCGAGCACCAACGGCACCGCTGCCTCCCCGCGCGGAGCCGCGACCCTCGCGGACTGGCTGGCCGCGCGCAGCGACGCCGAACTGACGGATCTGCTCCGCAAGCGCCCCGACCTGGCGGTTCCACCGCCTGCCACGATCGTCGTCCTCGCCGGCCGCGCCGAACAGCGGGCATCGGTGGCCCGCGCGGCCGACAACCTGACGTCGCTGGACTTCGGCATCCTCGAACTCCTGGCGCTCGAACGGGCCGACGAGGTCGCCGTGCCGCGGGCCACGCTGCAGGACGCAGTGGGGTCGCGGGCGACGAAGAAGACCGTCGACGCCACGCTGGACGGCCTGCGGTCCGTGGGGATCGTCTGGGGGGACAAGACGTCGCTGCGCATCGTTCCCGCTGTCGTGGCCACCATCCCGTGGCGGGTCGGACGCAGCGCCGAACCCGACGAGACGCTGGACGAACCCGGCATCACGGCCGCGCTGGCCGGACTGCAGAGCGTCGAGCGGGACATCCTGGAGACCCTGTCGAAGTCGAGTTCGATCGGACGCACCCGGGACGCGGCCCCGGGAACACCCCCCGACCGTCCCGTGCAGCGACTCCTCGCCGCCGGGCTGCTGCGGTGGATCGACGACGAAACCGTCGAACTGCCCTATCAGGTGCGGCAGGTCCTGCGCGGGGAGGCCGTCTTCGACCCCACGTCGCTGGCCGCTCCCACCGTCACGGGCCGCAAGCACAAGCCGACCGACATCAACGCCGCCGCGGCAGGTGAGGCGCTGGAACTGGTTCGCCACTGCGAGGACGTCGTCAAGGCTCTCGGCGAGATCCCGGCGCCCGCCCTGCGGGCAGGTGGGCTCGGTGTCCGCGAACTGCGCCGGATCGCCAAGACGTCCGGCATCGACGAGAACCGGCTGAGCCTGCTCGTCGAACTGCTCTCCGCTGCGGGACTGATCGCGAGCGGCACCCCGGATCCGGCGCCGACGTCCGACAGCGGGGAGAACTACTGGGCCCCGACCACCGCGGTCGACAACTGGCTCACCGCGCCGGTCGCCCGGCGGTGGCACGCTCTGGCCGCCGCGTGGCTGGAACTTCCGCGCATGGCGTGGTTCATCGGCATGCGCGATGCCAACGACAAACCGGTCGCCGCGCTGTCCGAGGAGGTGCGCGCGCCGTCCGCGCCGCGCGACCGGCAGGCGATCCTGGGACTGCTGGCGGAACTGGGCAGCGGCCACTCGGCGGATCCGGCGGAGGTCAGCCGACTGCTGGCGTGGCGCCGCCCCCGCTGGGGTGCCCGGTTGCGGGTCCACGCGGTCGAACGCACCCTCGACGAGGCCGCGACGCTCGGACTCGTCGCCCGCGGAGCGCTCAGCTCACCCGGACGCGCACTGCTCCACGGCGGCGACGCCGAGGCCGAGATGCACGCGTCGCTGCCCGAACCCGTCGACCACGTCCTCGTCCAGGCCGACCTCACCGTCGTCGCCCCCGGCCCGCTGACTCCGGACCTGCTGGAGCAGATCACCCTGGTCGCGGACATCGAGTCCGCCGGTGCGGCGTCGATGTACCGGATCAGCGAGGACAGCGTCCGGCGTGCCCTCGACGTCGGGATGACGGCGGCCGAACTGCACAGCCTCTTCGCGACCCGGTCGCGCACACCCGTCCCGCAGTCGCTGTCGTATCTGATCGACGACGTCGCGAGGCGGCACGGGCGGCTCCGGGCGGGGGTCGCGGCGTCGTTCGTCCGCTGCGAGGACCCCACCCTGCTCGCGGAGGTCCTGGCGTCGCCGGTGGCTGCAACTTTGGCCCTGCGCGCGTTGGCTCCGACGGTTGCGGTGTCGCAGGCACCGCTGCGGGAAGTTCTGGGCGAACTGCGGGCGGCCGGTTTCGCGCCCGCAGGCGAGGACTCGTCCGGAGCCCTGGTCGACCTGCGTCCCCGCGGCGCCCGGGTCGTGACCCGGCGCAAGGCTCCCGCCGGCCGCACCCCGGCCGTCGCCACGGACGCCCAACTCGACGCGGTCGTCCGGACCCTCCGCGCGGGCGACCTGGCCGCGTCGGCCCGGGGATCCGGCAGCATCCGCTCCGACGGGTCGCGGGCCAGCAGCGCCGCGACCATCGCCCTGCTCAACGCGGCGGCGCGGGAACGCACCAGCGTGACCATCGGTTATGTCGACGCGCAGGGCGTGGCGACGCACCGCATCGTCGATCCCGTGAGCGTCGGCGGCGGTCAACTCGACGCGTTCGACCCGGCGAGCGGCGCGGTCCGGCGGTTCACCCTTCACCGCATCACGTCCGTCGCCCGCGTCGACTGA